In Nitrosococcus halophilus Nc 4, the genomic stretch AACCCGTAGTGCTCTTCTAGGGCGGTAATGACAGATACCACCGCCATGGAGTCGAACTCTGGCACGGCACCTAGCAACTGTGTCTCAGCCGTCATGCGCTGACGGACTCGGTCACTAAGCTGCAGCACCTCACTAATAATGAGAATGATCTCATCGATAGTATGAGTCCCGACAGTATTTTCATTCATTGGATCTTCTTCCTGACTTTTTACTCAATATGAAACGGTAAGGGGGGTAACACGCACCACAGGGATGCTCGCTGACCCACTTGATATATGGAGATACGGTCGACAGGTCGAAAACATGAGTTGCCGCCCCCCCATCACCAGAAACAGGGCGCTACCCACGTCTACCGCACCAAGTCTACGATGGGACTCCCGTGACATTCGGTTGAATGCTGAAACCCGACTCAAGGTCCAACGGATACCACGCTCTCGAAGATACCCGTTCGCCTCATCCCAAAGTCGAGCAAAAACAAGGCTGGAGCGATAATCAGGCCGTACGTAGACATCAAAATCCCAGGCCACCTCCCCCAAGGGTTCTAAGACAAACCGACAACGAACTTCATCCTCATCGTAAGAATCTAAAATAAGCCATAAGTACCCCACCAAGGTATCATCATTAAAAGCGCCAAGACATACTGCACCCTGCTGGTAGCGATCCCGGATCGCTGCTTGGGGCCTTGGAAACGCTTTAACAACCCCATCCTCTTCCGGCACCAAACGTACCTGAATTGAGCGACCACGATGGGGTGGAAGATTTGGTTTTTTACCTACCGGCTGCGCTACCAAGTAGTACTTGAAAAGGTCAGCCCCACGAAAATAGCGGGATAGAACTAGGTGGATGCCGTAAAGTAATGCGTTCCACCACCCTATCTCAGCCCCCAGTGCTATTAGCTTCCTCATACCAACGACCTGGTGACTCTCTCAGTTTTCTTCAAGTTAGGAAAAATCCTTAACAGAGCAACCCCCTTCTAGGTTAGGGCGCAAAGTGCGCATAGACGCGCCTCGGTAGCAGAAAGCAGCCAGCCATCCACCTGGATGATCCGCTCCTCAACAAAGTCCTGCTGATGGCAATGTTTCACCACCTCCGGCTTATCGCGCAATACTGCTGCCAATGAAGTGGAAGTCTCTTGTGCCTCCGGCATTGCAGCGAGAATACGCTCCACCAAAATGGCAATACTTTGTTCCTCAGGAACAGTCTGGAGATACTTCTTACCGATAAAAGCCGCACTATCCATGTCATCAAAAAAGCTTTGGAGGGCTATCGGCAGACCCTCGGTGGTGTCTACTTCCCTAGTGATTCCAAATATAGACAGACGCCATGTGCCCATGAGGGCAAGCGCGGCAACAAGAAAGCTTCGCCTTTTGATCATCCGACTTCTCCCCGTCTCATTAGGCCCTTGAGATGGTCAGCAAGTCGCACGGCCAACGCCACAATGGTCAGTGTTGGGTTTGAACAACCGCTAGTCGGGAACACCGAGCTACCCGCCACGTATAGATTAGCAATGCCATGCACACGACAATCTGGATCGACCACCCCCAGCTTGGGGTTCCGGTGCATGCGCGTGGTTCCCATATGATGGTTACCGCCCCCCAGTTCAGCAGGCCATGAAGCCACTTCTCCATCAAGCTCCACTCGCATGCGCCCTAAACCAGCCGCGCCAAAATCAAGGGCCACCAGTTCATGGGAACGTTGCAAGCTATGCTTGTCGATGGCACTCAGTTTCCAATCGAGCGCAACCCGGTTCTGGCCAAGGGCATCACGTTCATTGGAAAGCCTCACTCGGCTATCTGGGTTGGGAACCTGCTCAGAGCGATTATGGAGCACCAAGACCTGAGGGACAGCATTTTCCTGGCCCCTCAACCGACGATAGGCGTAGCCAGCAATCTCGTCAAAATTTACCATCACCCGCTTTAGATTCCATAGGAAATGCTCAGGCATTTCCCCCCGTCCAAGGGACTCGACGATATGTTCAAATGCATCCAGACCTGGGATAGAGTAGGGTCTGAGAAAGGCCGAAAAATTGACCAAATTCTCCTGCCGAGCCACCTTCTCCGAAATAGTCACAGCTCCCCGTGCTCGCACTCCGTGCAGTTTCTGTGTTTCATAGAAATCAGTGACCACCCCATCGCGCACTGGCATCAACATTCCAGAGTAAAGGTGGGGGTGCTCCATAAAAAAACGGCCTACGAGATCATACTCATTCCCCAACCCGGCTTTCCGCGTCCGATTTGAAAGCAGCAAAA encodes the following:
- a CDS encoding acyl carrier protein, which translates into the protein MNENTVGTHTIDEIILIISEVLQLSDRVRQRMTAETQLLGAVPEFDSMAVVSVITALEEHYGFVIDDDEVEASTFETVGSLVDFVNGKLL
- a CDS encoding FAD-dependent oxidoreductase, whose translation is MLIDARSVPRDHLVETDICIVGAGAAGITLARELRSQPFRVCLLESGGLEFDAQTQALYEGENIGQSYYPLASTRLRYFGGSTNHWVGACRPLDPMDFEKRSWVPYSGWPFGREELDSYYQRAHRICQLGPYTYEPGDWLVPGAPPPTFKGPRAVSTLFQFSPPTRFGQVYREEIEGAPNIATYLHANVVEFETLDPLNRVARARVACLDGKRFQVAAKQFVLAVGGIENARILLLSNRTRKAGLGNEYDLVGRFFMEHPHLYSGMLMPVRDGVVTDFYETQKLHGVRARGAVTISEKVARQENLVNFSAFLRPYSIPGLDAFEHIVESLGRGEMPEHFLWNLKRVMVNFDEIAGYAYRRLRGQENAVPQVLVLHNRSEQVPNPDSRVRLSNERDALGQNRVALDWKLSAIDKHSLQRSHELVALDFGAAGLGRMRVELDGEVASWPAELGGGNHHMGTTRMHRNPKLGVVDPDCRVHGIANLYVAGSSVFPTSGCSNPTLTIVALAVRLADHLKGLMRRGEVG
- a CDS encoding GNAT family N-acetyltransferase; translated protein: MRKLIALGAEIGWWNALLYGIHLVLSRYFRGADLFKYYLVAQPVGKKPNLPPHRGRSIQVRLVPEEDGVVKAFPRPQAAIRDRYQQGAVCLGAFNDDTLVGYLWLILDSYDEDEVRCRFVLEPLGEVAWDFDVYVRPDYRSSLVFARLWDEANGYLRERGIRWTLSRVSAFNRMSRESHRRLGAVDVGSALFLVMGGRQLMFSTCRPYLHISSGSASIPVVRVTPLTVSY